In the Longimicrobium terrae genome, TTCGGTCGAGCAGAGCTCGGCGCTGAGGAGAGCACGGCGCACGCTCCCTCAGGATGACGCCTTGGGGCGTGATGCGTGGGATGCGATGCGTGGTGCGTGTTTTCATCGGGCAGCGTGGGCTCCGAAGACCGTATTCGAACATCCTCTCGGGAGACGCCGTGGGCGTGAAGCTCCGCGGAGGTCGTTGCGCTCAGCGGTGCGGCGCGCGGTCGCAAGCAGGCGGTTTGCGGGTGCCTGGCGGACCATCCGCCGGAGCGCATCGGCGAGCAGAGGCGCGGAGAACGGGGACCTTTCGCACGCTCTTGCGGGGTACCAGCGCGCGAGCCATTGTGCGGTATACGGAATACCGCGCATCAGACGTATCCACACGCGAAGCACGGACGGAATGCTGAGATCGTCACGCTGGATCCCGTCCGCGGCCGCGCTGAGCCTGGCGCTGCTCGCGGCGTGCGGCACCTCGCCGGGCACCACGACCACGCCGGCGCCCGCGCCCGCCATGCAGGACCACGCCCACATGCACGGCGCCTCATCGACGGCGACGCCGGCGGGCGGGGACTCGTCGGGCGTGAACCGCGGGGACGTGGCGTTCATGCAGGGGATGATCGGCCATCACGCCCAGGCGCTGGTGATGACGGCGCTGGTTCCGCAGCGCACCACCCGCCCCGACGTCCGCCTGATCGCCGAGCGCATCGACGCCTCGCAGCACGAGGAGATCGCGCGGATGCAGCGGTGGCTGCGCGCCCGCGGGCAGGCCGCGCCGGACCCGTCGGCGCACGCGGGGCACGACATGCCCGGCCACGCCATGATGCCCGGCATGCTGACTACGGACGAACTGGCGCGCCTGAGCGCCGCAACCGGCCCCGAGTTCGACCGCCTGTTCCTGGAGTACATGATCCGCCACCACCAGGGCGCGCTGACCATGGTGTCGCAGCTGTTCGCCACGCAGGGCGCGGCCCAGGATTCGGAGATGTACCAGTTTGCGTCGGACGTGGACGCGGACCAGCGCATGGAGATCGAGCGCATGCGCCAACTGCAGAACGGGCCGGCGGCCGGCCCTCGCCAGCGCTGACCGGCTCCCTCCAGGGCCGGCCGCGGAAGTTTCCCCCCACCTCACATCAAGACAATCACGATGAACACCGAAGCAACGACGCGGCGCCCGCGCGGCATGGCCGCGCGCGTGTGGCCCGTGGTGCTGGCCGCCGGCCTGCTGGGCGCGACGGACGCGGCCGCGCAGGCGCCCCGCCAGCCGGACCCGCGCGTGGGGCTCAAGGCCGGCTTCATGGACGCCGGCGAGGCCGCGCGCAACATGGAACTGGTGGGCCACCACAACAAGGCGCCGGGATTCTCCAATCCCGCCAACAACGGTGACTTCGCGTTCGCCAATTCCGACATGGCGTTCAGCGGCAACCGGCTGTTCATGGGCAGCTACCACGGCGTGCAGGTGTTTGACATCAGCAACCCGCGCACCCCGGCGGTGGTGGCCACCATCGCCTGCCCGGGCGGCCAGGGCGACGTGTCCGTCTACCGCAACCTGCTCTTCCTCTCGGTGGAAGAAACGCGCGGCCGGCTGGACTGCGGCGCGCAGGGCGTGCGCGACACCGTGAGCACCGAGCGCTTCCGCGGCGTGCGCATCTTTGACATCAGTGACGTGCGCAACCCGCGCCAGGTGGCCAGCGTGCAGACCTGCCGCGGCTCGCACACGCACACGCTGGTGCCGGACCCGCGCGACCCCGCCAACCTGTACGTGTACGTGTCGGGCACCAGCCAGGTGCGCTCGCCCAGCGAGCTTGCGGGCTGCTCGGGGCGCCGTCCCAGCGAGGACCCCAACACCTCGTACTTCCGCATCGAAGTCATTCAGGTTCCGGTGGCGCGCCCGCAGGAAGCGCGCATCGTGAGCATGCCGCGCGTGTTCGCCAACGCCGAGGGATCGCCGGCCGGGCTGTGGCAGGGCGGCAACCACGGCGAGGGCACGCAGACAACCGCGCAGACCAACCAGTGCCACGACATCACCGTGTATCCGCAGATGGGGCTGGCGGCGGGCGCGTGCTCGGGCAACGGCATTCTGATGGACATCCGCGACCCGGCCAACCCGGTGCGCATCGACCAGGTGAGCGACCCCAACTTCGCCTACTGGCACTCGGCTACGTTCAACAACGACGGCACCAAGGTGCTGTTCAGCGACGAGTGGGGCGGGGGAACGGCGCCGCGCTGCCGCGACACCGACCGTCCGGAGTGGGGCGCGGACGCGATCTTTACGCTGACGAACCGCAAGCTCACGCAGGTGGGCTACTACAAGCTTCCGGCGGCGCAGACCGCGCTGGAAAACTGCGTGGCGCACAACGGCTCGCTGATTCCGGTGCCGGGGCGCGACATCCAGGTGCAGTCGTGGTACCAGGGCGGCATTTCCATCGTGGACTTCACGGATGGCGCGCGCCCGGTGGAGATCGCGTTCTTTGACCGCGGGCCGCAGGACGCCAACCAGATGCTCATTGGCGGATACTGGTCGTCGTACTGGTACAACGGCAACATCTACGGCTCGGAGATCGGCCGCGGGCTGGACGTGTTCCAGCTGAAGCCCAGCGACATGCTTTCGCAGAACGAGATCGACGCGGCCAAGCTGGTGACGTTCCGCGAGTTCAACCCGCAGAACCAGCAGCGCCTGGAGTGGCCGGCCGCCTTCGTGGTCGCCCGCGCCTACGTGGACCAGCTGGCCCGCGGCAACGCGCTGGTGCCGTCGCGGCTCACGGCCATCCGCACCAGCCTGTCGCGCGCGGAGCGGATGTCCGGTGCGACCCGGCGCACGGCGCTCAACACGCTGGCCACTTCGCTGGACCGCGACGTGGCGCGCGCCGCCGACCCGGAGCGCGTCCGCATGCTGTCCGCCGCGGTCCGCCAGCTGGCGACGGCCCGGACCACGCGCTGATCTGATTCCGCGGCGCTCCGGGATCCTGTCCGGACGCAGCTCGATCTGATGAACGAAACGCACCGCGAGCCCCCGTGCTCGCGGTGCGTTTTTCTTTTGATGACGGGACATACTGCAACGCGGTGCAGGATGCGGGTGCGAGGAGCGGAGTTCACGGGCGGCCCCCACCCGGGCCGGCACCACCGGCCCACCCTCCCCCAAAACAGACTGGGGGAGGGTTGATGGGCATCTTCTCGCGCGGACTGTGAGAATTCGTGCAAACTTTCCCCCCACGGCGGCGTAGGGGAACTGCCGTTTCTCACGGAGGTCACGGAGGATGCACGGAGGTCACGGATGAGGATCGAGGACAAAAAAGGGTTCCGGCGCGTGGCCGGAACCCTTTTGATGATCATCCCGCGGAACCGGAATCCCGGCGCGGCTCAGCGCATGGAGGAGACGATCTGCTGCGCCTGCTGCAGGTGCATGGCAACCATCTGCCGCTCCTGCATGTGCATGGTCATCATCCCCTCGCGCGTGCCCATGGTGATGGCGCCGGCGTTCATCGCGCTGCCCCCGCCAGCCGCGCCGCCGCTGGTCATGGCGCCGTGGTCCATGGTGCCGCCGGACGTGCCCATCCCCATGTTCACCTCGCTCATCATGCGGTCCATCTGCTCCAGCGCGTAGCGGTGCAGGCCCACCTGGCGCGTCATGTACGCCTGGTCGAACTGCGCACCGCTCAGCCCCTGCAGCATCTGCATGCCGCGCATGTGGTCTTCCACTACGGGGCGGCTGGCCGGGTTGCTGGCGAGTTCGGCCCGCATTCGCTGCATGTGCTCGGGGTCCATCGGCATCGGCATTCCGCCAGCCATCGCGGAGCCGTTACCAGCGCTGCTGCTGCTGCTGCCCGTCTGGCGGGTCGCACCGCCGTTGGCGGCAAGCGGGTCGCCGCCGCCGGTCGTCGTGGTGCCGGTGCCCACCATCGAGGCGCGGCCCGACATCGAGGAGCCGTTGCCCATGTCGTCCATGTGCATCGACATCGCCATCTGCTCTTCCATGTGCATGCCGATGGTGTGGTCGTTC is a window encoding:
- a CDS encoding DUF305 domain-containing protein yields the protein MLRSSRWIPSAAALSLALLAACGTSPGTTTTPAPAPAMQDHAHMHGASSTATPAGGDSSGVNRGDVAFMQGMIGHHAQALVMTALVPQRTTRPDVRLIAERIDASQHEEIARMQRWLRARGQAAPDPSAHAGHDMPGHAMMPGMLTTDELARLSAATGPEFDRLFLEYMIRHHQGALTMVSQLFATQGAAQDSEMYQFASDVDADQRMEIERMRQLQNGPAAGPRQR
- a CDS encoding LVIVD repeat-containing protein; the encoded protein is MNTEATTRRPRGMAARVWPVVLAAGLLGATDAAAQAPRQPDPRVGLKAGFMDAGEAARNMELVGHHNKAPGFSNPANNGDFAFANSDMAFSGNRLFMGSYHGVQVFDISNPRTPAVVATIACPGGQGDVSVYRNLLFLSVEETRGRLDCGAQGVRDTVSTERFRGVRIFDISDVRNPRQVASVQTCRGSHTHTLVPDPRDPANLYVYVSGTSQVRSPSELAGCSGRRPSEDPNTSYFRIEVIQVPVARPQEARIVSMPRVFANAEGSPAGLWQGGNHGEGTQTTAQTNQCHDITVYPQMGLAAGACSGNGILMDIRDPANPVRIDQVSDPNFAYWHSATFNNDGTKVLFSDEWGGGTAPRCRDTDRPEWGADAIFTLTNRKLTQVGYYKLPAAQTALENCVAHNGSLIPVPGRDIQVQSWYQGGISIVDFTDGARPVEIAFFDRGPQDANQMLIGGYWSSYWYNGNIYGSEIGRGLDVFQLKPSDMLSQNEIDAAKLVTFREFNPQNQQRLEWPAAFVVARAYVDQLARGNALVPSRLTAIRTSLSRAERMSGATRRTALNTLATSLDRDVARAADPERVRMLSAAVRQLATARTTR
- a CDS encoding DUF4142 domain-containing protein, which produces MNAISTSPIRTFAALCSVAVLGLSTTGCMGGTGMSPAMTQQASAMHHFAMAVHMGELEEAQLALSRTQNAQVRAFAQQMVNDHTIGMHMEEQMAMSMHMDDMGNGSSMSGRASMVGTGTTTTGGGDPLAANGGATRQTGSSSSSAGNGSAMAGGMPMPMDPEHMQRMRAELASNPASRPVVEDHMRGMQMLQGLSGAQFDQAYMTRQVGLHRYALEQMDRMMSEVNMGMGTSGGTMDHGAMTSGGAAGGGSAMNAGAITMGTREGMMTMHMQERQMVAMHLQQAQQIVSSMR